DNA from Pseudanabaena sp. FACHB-2040:
ATCTAGATAGACGTACTCAGGAGGCGTGATGTCGTGCCAACTCAGCTGGGTGAGCTCGGATTGGCTGTAGCCGACCAGCTGAAGAAATGCCTGGTTGGCCTCTACAAACTGGCCCGTTGAGTTGGAGAAGACAATGCCAATGAGGTTGGAGGCTACGAGCTGATGCGATCGCGCCTCGCTGCGGCGCAGGGCCGCTTCTGCCTGCTGACGCTCTGCCTCGCTGCGCTTGCGCTCGGTGACATCGAAGTTAACGCCGACCATCCGCAGGGGACGGCCCTGATCGTCGTAAAAGATTTTTGCTCGGGCATGGAGCCAGTGAATGCTGCCGTCTTTCCAGACCACGCGCCAGTCAGTAAAAAATTCACCTGTGACCAGCGCTTGCTGAACGTCGGCTTCGGCTTGAGCTAGATCTTCGGGGTGGACACACTGCCGCCAGCTTTCGTAGGAGCCTGCAAACTCGCCTGGTTGAAGGCCGTATAGGGCTTCTAGCTGGGGCGACCAGATGTTGGTGTTGGCTTGAATATTCCACTCAAAGCTGCCAATGCCGGCCGCAGTTTCGGCTAAATCGAGCCGCTCCTGCTTCTGGCGCAGCGCATTTTCTATCTGCTGTCGTTCGGTGACATCAAGAAAGGCCCCAATCACACCGCAAACCGCGCCGGTTTCGTTGAGTAGCGGCACCGCTCTGCCGTGGAGAAAGCAAACATCGCCATTCTCAAAGACAAATTCATAGTCGTCTTCCTCAGCCTGCCCGCTTCTGCCCACACGCTGCATCAGCAGATCTGCAGGCGGGATCTCTTGCCCCTGGCGCTGAATAGTGAACTGAAAGGGATAGCTTTGATCCCTAGGGGTTGCCGTCATGGTCAAGCCTTCTGGGCGACGCATGATCTGGTGAGCAGTGCGGTTAGCGGTGACAGTATGGCACTGCGGATCGTGGGCAATCCAAACGCCTACAGGCACTGCCTCCATAAAGGCTTCTAGCTCGTGGGCCTGGGCTTTGGCACGGGCCTCGCTCTGGCTCAGAATTTCTTGATGACGCTTTTGAGCCTCAATGTCGGTAATGGTGCCCACCCAGCCAGAAACGGCAGACCCGCTCTCTCGCAGGGGTAAACCTCGATTGATAAACCAGCGGTATGCGCCATCGTGACGGTGAAGGCGATGCTCGATCTCAAAGGTGTCTCCAGCAGCTACGGCCTGGTTCCAACGTTGCAGCGTGCGATCGCGATCTTCCGGGTGGACAGCGTTGGAACCAGCTATTCCCATTGACTCAGCCTGGCTTAAGCCGGTGTAGTCGTACCAGTACTGATTAAAATAGTTGACTGCGCCCGTTTCATCGGCTGCCCAGACAATCTGAGGCATGGCCTCCATCAGGGTGCGAGAGCGATACTCACTTGCCTGCAGCTGCTGATTTGCGTCCATCAGCAGATCATTAAGGTAGAGTAGCTTTTGGTCGGGCTGGCGCTGAGCTCGCTCTGCCTTGACCTGCCCCTGTCTGGCTAAAAGAAAGGCCGCAACGCTCGCCAGAATGACTCCCAGCGGCGTGAGCCAGGGAAATGCTGCCGGTTGGACCCAATGAATCAGAACCAGGGTGTGGGCTAGAAAGAGTAGCAGTAGGCCGCCTAGCAGCGTTGGAGAGGGGTTGCGGGCCATAAGGTGCATGGAAGCAACGCAGTAGGTTTAACTAGCAATCTTGGCCAAAAACCGGGGCATACCGGATTATCCAGTCCCGATGCTAACCGAATTAGAAGGAAGACTGCTTCCAACTTAACCGATGTATATCCTCCCTCTAACAGAATAAGGTGTCTACCTTAAGAAAGAGGTTTGCCGCCAACATCCGTTGCAAATGGGCGCTTAATTCTAGCCAGTATACCCACTCTGGCTAAGCTATACCCTTGCTTCAGCTAGGACTTCAAAATTGGCGGGACCACTCCTTGGGCCAGCGCTCGACCACAACTTTGGTTTGGGTGAAGAACTCGATAGCGTGGTGGCCCTGCCCGTGGAGATCGCCAAAAAAGCTTTCTTTCCAGCCGCTAAATGGAAAGAAGGCCATTGGAGCTGCCACCCCAATGTTGATCCCGATGTTGCCAGCTTCGGCCTCGTAGCGAAACTTACGGGCTGCTGCGCCGCTGTTGGTAAACAGGCAGGCCATATTGCCCCAAGGGCTGCGGTTGACTAGTGCGATCGCATCGTCAATCGTCTCGACATGCATCAGCCCCAGCACTGGGCCAAAGATCTCGGTGCGGGCAATTTCGCCCTCTGGCGGCACGTCTTGCAGCAGAGTCGGCCGCACGAAGTTGCCCTTTTCTAACCCAGGAATCGTGGGGCTGCGGCCATCTACCAGCACGGTTGCCCCTTCCTCCACACCCTGCTGGATCAGCGCCTCAATTCGCTCTCGGCTGGCAGCAGTAATCACCGGCCCCATCTGCACTCCGGTATCGAGGCCATTGCCGACTATGCGACTGGCAGCGGTATTTGCGATCGCGTCTGTAAACGGCTCCTTGGCCTCTCCCACCGTCACCGCCAGCGATGCCGCTAGGCAACGCTGCCCAGCACAGCCAAAGGCACTGTCGGCAGCAATACGGGTTGTCATCTCCATATCGGCATCGGGCAGCACGATAATCGGATTTTTGGCCCCACCCTGACACTGCACTCGCTTGCCGTGGGCCGCCGCCTGGCTGTAGATGTAGCGAGCCACCGGAGACGACCCAACAAAGCTAATCGCCCGGATCACTGGGTGCTGCAAAATGGCGTCTACCGCCTCCTTTGCCCCATTGACCAAGTTGACTACCCCCGGCGGAAACCCCGCCTGATCGATCAGCTCAAAGATCTTCTGCATGGTCAGGGGCACCTTTTCCGACGGCTTGACAAGGTAGGTGTTGCCGCAGGCCAGGGCGTAGGGCATAAACCAAAACGGAATCATCGCCGGAAAGTTAAAGGGCGCAATCACCGCCGCCACCCCCAGCGGCTGGCGAATCATAAATTCATCAATGCCTCGAGCAATATCCTCCGACACCGTTCCCTGCATCAGAATTGGAATGCCGCAGGCCACCTCCACGTTTTCAATCGCCCGCTGCAGCTCCCCCCGCGACTCCGCCAGAGTCTTGCCACACTCCTGGGTCACTAGCTGGGCCAGAGCCTCCTGGTTAGCCTCTAGCAGGCCCTTGAGTTTAAAGAGATACTGCACCCGCTCCATAGGCGGCACTCGCCGCCACTCCCGGTAAGCGCTGGCAGCTGCTTGGGCCGCCTGATCGACCTCGGCCACTGGCGACAGCGGCACCGTCGCCAAAACATCTGCTGTCGCCGGATTGTCAACAGGAATCTGCTCCTGGGCGCTGGAGAGGCACCACTGACCGTTGATGTAGTTTTTTAGAAGACTGCTTTGACCCATGCCAAGACCTGTGCTGCTGTCTTCTAGTGAACCACACCTAGAGGAGTCCCCGCGTCTCTATGGCTAACCCAGCCTTCTGCAAACTAGACCACAGGCAATTTCCGCGGGCCAGACTAAAATGCCACACTAGAATGACAGAAGCCCTGTGCTCGGCTGGATCTCCTAACCTCACCCACGCTTTCAGCAGGTTTTTTGATGGCAACTCGCAAAGACACCCTGTTTGAACAGTTTCTGGCTCCTATCTTCAGCCGCTTGCTAGATCGGGAAGCCTTGCTGCGCTACCGCAACAGTATCGACTGGCAGGCGGCTACAGCCGCACTGCAAAACCCTCAGGTGGCCTACCCTAACTATTACCAGACAGCTCATTTTCACGGTATTGAGGGTGGCTACTTAACCCCTGATGCCGCAGTTACCTACGACCCCATCACCCAGCACGTGTTGCCTCCGGGAGAAAACTGGGTGCGGGAGCACGCAGTAAAGACCCTACAGGGCACGCCCCGGCGAATCCTCGATCTGGGCTGCGGCACCGGCTCTACCACGCTGATGCTGAAGCAGACCTTTCCCACCTCTGAGGTGATTGGGCTAGATCTCTCGCCCCACATGCTGGTTGTGGCCCAAGATAAGGCACAACAGGCCGGACTGGCTGTTCAGTTTATCCACGGTAACGCAATGGAGACGGGCCTTCCCCCCGCCTCATTTGATGTGGTGACAGCCTCGCTGCTGTTCCATGAAACGCCCACGGAAGTTGCCTGCACGATCTTAAAAGAGGCTTTTCGCCTGCTCACGGCGGGGGGACAAGTCATGATTTTAGATGGCAACCAGCACACGCTGCGGCGGGCCGACTGGCTCACTAATATCTTTGAGGAGCCGTATATTCAGGACTATGCCCGAGGCAGCGTTGATGCCTGGATGGGGGCTGCTGGTTTTGAGGCGGTGCAGACCGAAGATTTTTGGTGGCTACATCAGATTAGCCGAGCCCAGAAGCCGCTACCGGCCGGGATCAGTGTGGTTAGTCAGTCTGGGGTCGAGGCCACCTGGAACGATGGTTTCAGCGCCGGATCGTCTGCGCCCATGCCTGCCTGATGGGGCCTGTTAAGCTGACACAGCTCGAAAAGAGCCTCACGTAGGTTGGGTTGAGCCTGCGAAACCCGACATTAGACGGGCTGTTGGGTCACGCTGCGCTTGACGCCAACCTACTGCCAAGTTTGGGTTGGCTGCTGACTGCTGTAAAAACCTGGAGACTAGCGATCCCTTTTTCCCCGCGCTCATTATACTTTGGACACTCAGGGGCTTCTGTCTTGATAAGTCCTGATGTGTTGAGGAGTGGTAAGGGGAGTGCGATGACAAGGAATACCTTGAAGCAAGCGAACAAACTAAAGGCTGTGCGGGGACAGGCGGCTTGGTCAATTTCGGCGCGATGGCTGCTCTCGTTAAGTGGTCTTTTGGGTCTGCTAAGTTGGGGACTGCTGGCGGCTGCTAAGGCCGTTGAGCCGAGCGCCAGCCCTACCTCTACAGCGGCAACTTCGCTATTGGCCCAAGTCTCTGCGGTGGATGCGCCATCTTCTGTACCCCCAAGCGAGGCCCCCATCCTGCCCAATCCGGCAGCTGACTACCGGGTGCCTGCGCTCCAGCCCGACTTCACAGGTAGCCTTTGGATCGGCTCCTGGCAGGGGCTTTCTCGCATTAACCCGGAAACTGGGCAGGTGCAGGCGCGGGTCAACGTTCCCAGCCGCACTATTGGGTCGCTGGCCCAAGACCGAGTAGGCCGCATCTGGCTCGGCACCTATGAAGGGCTGGTGCGAGTCGATCCGCGCACTAACGAAATTACGGCTCAAAACTTCCGACTGCCCTCGCGTCGGGTGCTGTCGCTGCTGATTGACACGCGTGGCTTTCTCTGGGCTGGAACTGATGAGGGGTTAGCCATGATTAGCCCCGATCGCGGTCTGCTGATGACTACCGTGAGGGATCTGCCCGGCGTCAGCGCCAACGCTCTGGCCTTAGACAACCGAGGCTTCCTTTGGGTCGGCACCCTCAATGGCCTGGTAGAAGTCGATACGGCCAGTGGCTTCCCCCGCCGCCAGATCACGGGGCTACCGGGTCAAACCGTGCAAACTCTAGCTGTAGATGACCAGGGCCTGCTCTGGGCTGGTACCCCCAATGCCCTGCTGGTGGTTGATCCTGCTACTGGGCAGCTGCTGCGCTCAGTGACAGTGATGCGCGATCGCAACGTCCTCTCTGTCGCCTTCGACCGCTCCAGCAGCGTTTGGGTTGGCACCAGCAGCGGCCTATTCAGGCTTAACCCTCTCACTGGCGCAGTACTGGGCCAAGTGCCCAACCTCCCCTCAGGCCGAGTCTTGGCTGTGGCCCCCAATGTGGGCAACAAAGTCTGGGTTGGCACCAGCGAAGGACTGGCCTGGGTCAGCCTGACTACAGGGGCAGCGACACCCCATTTTGGGTTTGTCAGTCCAACGGTGTTGGACGTGAGGCGGTAGGAGCATCCCCTTGCTTTGCTATGCTGGCAACCATACCCCTATTTCGAGGGAAAATGGCTGTCGGCGTTCACCAGTTTAGGCAGTGGAAACGGGAGGGTCGCCCGGTTGCGGTTTTGACGGCCTGGGACTACATTTCGGCGCAGATTGCTGACCAGGCTGGGGCTGATGTGGTGCTGGTAGGAGACTCGCTAGCAATGGTGGCCTTGGGCTATGAGACGACCCTACCCCTGACCCTGGAGGAGATGCTGTACCATGCGCGGGCGGTGCGGCGCGGCGTCAAGCGGGCGCTGGTGGTCGTAGATCTGCCGTTCTTGAGCTACCAAATTAGTGTTGAAGATGCCTTGCGTTCGGCGGGGCGGGCGCTGCAAGAGGCTGGTGCTCAAGCGGTGAAGCTGGAGGGGGGGCACCCGGCGCTGCTGGAGACAGTTGAGCGTTTGGTGCAGTGCGGTATGCCAGTGATGGGCCATGTGGGTCTAACGCCGCAGTCGGTTAACCAATTCGGCGGCTTTCGCCAGCAGGGCAAGTCGCCTGAGGAGGCAGAGCGGATTTTTGCAGAAGCGATCGCACTTGAAAAGGCGGGCGCATTTTCGATAGTGCTGGAGCATATTCCGGCGGCGCTGGCTCAGAGGATCACTGAGGCGATTGGTATCCCCACGATCGGCATTGGTGCTGGGGCCGCCTGCGATGGGCAGGTGCTGGTCACGACCGATGTCTTGGGGCTCTCTACTTGGCAGCCGCCCTTTGCTCGGGTCTACACCAACCTGCGGGAACAGGCCATAGCCGCGGCTCGGCAGTTCTGTGAGGATGTGCAACAGCGGCAGTTCCCCTAGAAATATCCGTTAAGCTATGAAGGCAACTTAAGCCATTCAAACCGTATTTATTCGATCATGACGACTTCCCTACAACTGAAATACGACATTAAAGATATTGCGCTGGCCCCCCAAGGGAAGCAGCGGATCGAGTGGGCCGGACGAGAAATGCCGGTGCTGCGCCTGATCCAAGAGCGCTTTGCCCAAGAAAAGCCCTTTGCCGGGATTCGGTTGGCGGCTTGCTGCCACGTCACGACTGAGACGGCTCACCTTGCGATCGCACTCAAAAACGGCGGTGCCGACGCAGTGCTCATTGCCAGCAACCCCCTCTCCACTCAAGACGATGTCGCTGCCAGCCTAGTGGCTGACTACGGCATTCCCGTCTTTGCCATCAAAGGGGAAGACAACGACACCTACCACCGCCATGTTCAAACCGCCCTCGATCACCGCCCCAATATCATCATTGATGACGGCAGCGACGTAGTGGCCACTCTCGTGCAGGAGCGCAAGCACCAGCTCGCCGACCTCCTTGGCACCACTGAGGAAACCACGACCGGCATTGTGCGCCTCAAGGCCATGTTCCGCGACGGCGTGCTCTCCTTCCCGGCGATGAACGTCAACGATGCCGACACCAAACACTTCTTCGACAACCGTTACGGCACCGGCCAATCCACCCTAGACGGCATTATCCGCGCTACCAACATTCTGTTGGCGGGTAAAAACATGGTAGTGGCTGGCTACGGCTGGTGCGGCAAGGGCACAGCACTGCGGGCTCGCGGTATGGGAGCCAACGTGATTGTGACTGAAATCGATCCGGTTCGCGCCATCGAAGCAGTGATGGATGGCTTCCGGGTGATGCCAATGGCGCAGGCAGCTGCCGTGGGCGACATCTTTGTTACCGTTACCGGCAACAAGCACGTCATTCGCCGTGAGCACTTCGAGACGATGAAAGATGGCGCAATCGTCTGCAACTCCGGCCACTTTGATATCGAAATCGATCTCAAGTCCCTCAAGGAGATGTCTTCTGAGGTCAAGCAGGTGCGCAACTTCACCGAGCAATACCGGCTGCAGAGCGGCAAATCGGTGATTGTTTTGGGCGAAGGTCGTCTGGTGAACCTAGCTGCTGCCGAAGGTCACCCCAGCGCCGTGATGGACATGAGCTTTGCCAACCAGGCACTGGCCTGCGAATACCTGGTGAAGAATAAGGGATCGCTAGAGCCGGGCATCCACTCGATCCCCACAGAGGTCGATCAGGAGATCGCTCGCCTCAAGCTGGTGGCAATGGGCATCGAGCTAGATACCCTTACGGCTGAGCAGGAGATCTACATCAACTCCTGGACTGCAGGCACCTAACCCAGGGCAAGTTAGCACCCGTAGGATGGGCAAAGGGCGCTAGCCCGTGCCCATCTTTCGCAGGCATATGCATGGATGGGCACGCTTTGCTTTGCCCATCCTACGGGGCTCTACCCTTTTTGGTTTTGCGAGCGGAATCGGCCTTCGACAAAGCCTCGCCGCTGCCGATGTTTTGTTTTGCGATCGCTAACCCGCTTGCGCCACAGACGAAAGCTTGAAGGCTTCATTTCCCGACGCATTAAGGCAATCACGTCCTTCTCCTGAAGGCCGAACTGCAGCTCAATCGCTTCAAAGGGCGTGCGGTCCTCCCAGGCCATTTCAATAACGCGATTGACGGTTTCTAGATCTAAGTTGGGCTGCTTCATGTTTTGTGGCCGACGTGAATGAAAACAGTGAAATGAAAATGGTGAGACGTCCTATGCTGGGCTATGGGGCAATCCCACAGCAGCATCTCGGTAATCGCTATGACTTTCTTTACGGCTGACGCCACCCTGGAGCAAACCCTCAAGTCCGTTCTAGAACAAACCTGGACAGCGTTTCCAGCCCTGGCTCAGAATCAAGTTGCGATCACCTGGATTGTTTACGATTCTCCCTACATCGTAAATACAGGCGGTGCGCTTAGCCCAGAGGCCTTTTGGCAGAACCAACCGCGTGGAGCTAGTTATCGGGGCGTGGAGCGAATCTATCCGGCCAGTGTCGTTAAGCTGTTTTATTTAATAGCGGTACATGAGTGGCTAGAGCAGGGCATGATCTCACCATCGAGCGAGCTAGAGCGAGCCACTCGGGACATGATTGTAGACTCTAGCAACGACGCGACGGGTTTAGTCGTCGATATTTTGACCGGCACGACCAGTGGGCCAGAGCTGCCGACAGGCCCTTTCCAAACCTGGCAGCAGCAGCGCAACATCGTCAATCGCTACTTTCAAGCGCTGCAGTGGCCGGAACTGGCGACTGTCAATATCAACCAAAAGACTTGGTGCGACGGCCCCTACGGCCGGGAGCGAGATTTTTTGGGCGCACTGTACGAAAACCGCAATATGCTGACGACCAATGCTGTAGCCCGGCTGCTGCACAGCATTGTGGGCGGCGTGTCGGTGACGGCGGTGCGATCGCAAGCCATGATGGCCCTTATGCAGCGCAGCCTGCTCCCAGAAGATTTAGCTGCTGATCCCGAAAATCAAGTCAAGGGCTTTTTGGGAGAAGGTTTGCCTCAGGCTGCAAAGCTCTGGTCAAAGGCTGGGTTAACCAGTCAGGTACGCCACGATGCTGCCTACATCGAAATTCCAAACGTAAAACCCTACCTCTTGATTGTCTTTACTGAAGGCAAAGCCCACAGCAATAACGAAGCTATTCTGCCATTTATCTCTCAAACTGTCTGTCAGGCAATGATGCTTTAACGCTATCCAAGCTGCTATTGATGCCTAGGCCACAATGCCGATGTTGATGAGCAAGAAAAATCGCTTAAATCTGCCCTAAGTTCAATTGCGGGATTATAAGCTCAGCAATAAACTCAGCTTAAATTCTTGAAAATCGTTGAAAACTGACCATCTAGGCCAAATTGCTGTCTAGCATTCGAACAGGGGTGGTAGAATCTCAAGCAATTTCATAAATCAGTCAAGAAAGCACTATTTATGTCTTTCCCGATCTCCTTCGAGACGGTAGCATCAAGACACAAGCTGCTGCTTGAATACAGTTGGTGTTCCACGTAAAAGTAGACACAATTTGAAATGTGAGGAGTGAACATAGACATGACACTTATTAAGCGTGTCTCTCTATTGATGGGTTTGGCCGTTGCTGCAACCATCGGTGTTGGCCTGCCTGCTTTTGCTGATATTACTGAAGCTCAAGACATTAACGCTGTCCTTGAGTCTGAATCTGAAATCATCAACATTGCCTTTGATACCGAACTAGACCTGCCTGTTGCCGGCAGCCAGGCAGAAACCGTTGCTTCAGACTCTGAGGAGGTTGCGGTTGAGGAAACTGAAGAGGCTCCTCTAGCCTCTGAGGCTGAAGCCGATGAAGACATCGCAGAGAGCATTGAGGCAGTTGATGATGCAGCCTCTGCAGAAACTTCTGCTGACTTGCTAGCAGAACCGGAAGCGGCTGTGCCTGCCTCTATCACTGAGGTTCTAGAGTCTGCTTCTGTAGAAATGGCTTCCGACTCAGACAGTGAGTGGATTGCTCAAGCGACTGCTCCTACTTTCCAGGGAGTTTCCGGATCTTATTTAGGAGTAGGCGGCAACCTGGGCATTGGCGACAACAGCCCACTCAGTGACTTTGGCTTTGCTGTGATCAGCAAGTTCTCCTTCGGCCCCCGCTTCTCGGTGCGGCCTTCAGCCATCATTGCTGAGAGCGGCGTGTCTTTCTCCATTCCTGTCACCTACAACTTCAATACCACTGAGGTTGGTGGAGTTGGCTTCCAGCCCTATCTTGGTGTCGGGGCCGATATTCCCACTAATGGCAGCGTGGCGCTCTTACTAGATGCGGGTGTCGATGTTCCCATCTCTCCTCAATTCACGCTCAATGCGACCTCTCTCTTTCGAGTGACCAGCGGTTTTGGTATGGGCATTATCGTGGGGGTTGGCTACAACTTCCCCGGCCTATTTGACTAGGTTCTAGACGTTAAGCCTGACACCTTAATGAAGAGGAGCCTGTATAGGCTCCTCTTTGTTTTTGGGCACGCTGATCTGGCCGATCAGGGTCTACTACTGTGCAGTTATCACCGCCTATTGCTTGGGAGCAGGTGCTCAGCGAGTTTCAACGGATTTGGGGCTATTCTGGCTTTCGTTCGCCCCAAGATGACATTGTCAAAGCCCTGCTAGAGCAGCGAGACACGCTGGTGATCATGCCAACCGGTGGCGGCAAGTCAATTTGCTTTCAGCTACCGGCCCTGCTGCAGTCGGGCCTGACGCTAGTGGTTTCTCCTTTAGTTGCGCTAATGGAGAACCAGGTCGAGGAACTGCGCCAGCACGATCTGCCTGCTGCTACGCTGCACAGTCAAATGCTGCCGCATCTACGACGCAACGTCCTCAAGCGGATTGAACATCAGACCCTCCGACTGCTGTACCTATCGCCAGAAACGCTGTTGAGCCCACCTGTTTGGGATCGCATCAGCCAGCCGCAAATTCGCATCAATGGTCTGATTCTGGATGAAGCGCATTGCTTAGTGCAATGGGGTGAAACGTTTCGGCCTGCTTACCGCCGCCTAGGGGCAGTGCGACCTGCTTTGCTAGCTAACCGCCCTGTCGGAACCTCTCTGCCCATTGCCGCCTTTACGGCCACCGCTGACCCTGTAGCGCAAAAGATTCTCAGAGACGTCCTCCAGCTGCAGGCTCCAACTGTAGTAAGGCTCAACCCCCATCGAGCAAATCTGCATCTGTCGGTGCGGGTGGCGCTGACGGTGCGCGATCGCAAACTCACCCTTAAGCGCTACCTGCAAACCCACCCTAATCAACCTGGTCTGGTCTATGTGCGAACCCGCAAAGACAGCGAAGAGCTAGCCGATTGGCTGAGACAGGTGGGCTTTCGCGTTGCCCCCTACCATGCTGGACTGGGGCCAACTGAGCGACGGCAAATCGAGGCTGATTGGACAGCAGATCGGCTTCAATTTGTGGTTTGTACGAGCGCTTTCGGGGTTGGGATCAACAAACCGAACACGCGCTGGGTCATCCATTACCAGGCTCCCTGCCTGATTACAGAATATGTGCAGGAGGTGGGTCGGGCTGGAAGGGACGGCAAACCTGCTGAGGCACTGACTCTGGTGAGTGAGCCAACGGGCTGGCTCGATGGCAGCGATCGACAGCGCGCCCAATTCTTTGAGACCCAGACCCAGACCCTACAGCAAAAAGCGCAGCAGCTCATTGGCAAGATTCCCAAAGAGGGCGATGTGCGAGAGGTGAGCCAGCAGTTTAAGGAGGGTGCGATCGCACTCTCCTGGCTGCACAGCAGTGGTCAACTGCAGTGGCAAGACCCCTTTCACTATCGGCTGAATCCTACAGGGAGTGCTAAATCCCTGCCTCAACAGGCGGCTGCCCAGCAGATGCACCAGTTTCTTCACAGCCGTAGCTGTCGCTGGAAATCCCTGCTCGACCAATTTGGCTTTCGCACTGAGGCCCAGAAGATGGGGAAATGCGGCCATTGTGACAACTGCCGCCGTTCCTAAAAGTAGTTCCTCGGCTCAGAAGCGCCTTTAACCTCGCTGTAATCCTAGGGACGAGCAGCTTCCTAGTGTTGCCTCGACTTGATTGACACCACATACAGGGGTGTGTCAATCTGTTGGTGTTTTTCTCTTCACTTTGGAACCCTGAGGGTATGTGAAATGGTTCAGGAACTCCCCCGTGCCCAGCAGAAGACTTTTCCCGATAGCGCACCTGCAGCCTATCCGGTGTTTTACCGTACCTACAGCCGCCGGGGTGAAGTGACCGAGGGGGAGCGGGAGACCTGGGAACAGGTGTGCGATCGCACTCTAGCGGGCCTGAGCGAGCTAGGCAACCTCACTGAAGCCGAGCAGCAGCTGATCCGCCGCATGCAGCATGAGCTAAAAGCTCTGCCTTCGGGGCGCTGGCTGTGGGTCGGCGGCACCGCTTGGAGCAAACAGCCCGAAAACTTCTCAGGAGCCTACAACTGCACCAGCACCAACGTCACCGACTGGCGCGCCTTTGGCCTGATGATGGATCTGGCCATGATGGGCTGCGGCACCGGAGCGGTACTAGAGCCCAAGTACATCAGTCAGCTGCCTACGATCCGCAATTCCCTAAAGGTATCGCTGCAGGGCGGGCTCGGCGAAACGCCAGCAGGCCAGCGCAAGGAAATCACTAAGATCAGCGTTGACGGTAACCAGGTTTTGATTCGCGTTGGCGACAGCCGCCAGGGCTGGGTACAGTCTTACCAGGGGCTGCTGGAGCTGTGCAGCGATGAGCGATTTACCGGAGAAGTCGAAGTCACCGTTGATCTCAGTGACGTGCGCCCCGCTGGAGAAAAGCTAAAAGGCTTTGGCGGCATGGCCAACCCCATCCGCCTGCCGGGGCTTTACGAGCGCTGCGCCAACATTCTCAACAAAGCCGTAGGCCGCCAGCTCAACTCCGTCGAGTGCTGCCTGCTAATTGACGAAGCTGCCGCCTGCGTTGTGGCCGGAAACATTCGTCGCTGCCTGCCTGAAGATGCCTTGGTGCACACTACTCACGGATTGGTTCCGATCAAAGATGTTCAGATTGGAGATTGGGTACAGACGCCTATTGGATTCCGTCGAGTGGTCAACAAGTTTGATCAGGGTATCCAAGATGTGTACGAGATTGAGACCAACGCCACGCTGCCCAGAGCCACGCTGAATCACCGTATGGCAGTGCTGGCCGATGCGAAAGGACAAATTGCTTGGAAGCGCGTCGGCGAGCTGGCAGTGGGTGATCGCCTGCTGCACAGCACCCAGGTTCTTCCTGGAACGATCACCACGCTACCTGCTGACTTTACAGCAGAGCGGCCTGACCAAAGCCGCACCGCTAAAGGCTTGACCATCCCTGCCTTGACTGCCGATGTGGCTTGGTTAATTGGCTACACTCACGGAGACGGGTATGTCGCTCTAGGACGCAACAAGCACGGCAAGCCCTATGGCCGCGTCGAGTGGGCGATGAACAGTATGGATACTGCTGTAACTGCTCGACTACAGCAGCAGCTAGACCGAGTGTTGGCTCTGTTTGGCTTGACTGCAACCCACGGTACGGTGAATGGAGAGAACACAGCTAAATCAGTGTGTTCCTCGATTAGGCTAGCTGAGTATTTCTACCGCCACATCAAACAGCCGAGCCAGCCTCTGACAGTACCTTCTTTTATTCTGCAAGGCTCAGTAGAGGTTCGGGCAGCATATCTGGCGGGACT
Protein-coding regions in this window:
- a CDS encoding two-component regulator propeller domain-containing protein, translating into MKQANKLKAVRGQAAWSISARWLLSLSGLLGLLSWGLLAAAKAVEPSASPTSTAATSLLAQVSAVDAPSSVPPSEAPILPNPAADYRVPALQPDFTGSLWIGSWQGLSRINPETGQVQARVNVPSRTIGSLAQDRVGRIWLGTYEGLVRVDPRTNEITAQNFRLPSRRVLSLLIDTRGFLWAGTDEGLAMISPDRGLLMTTVRDLPGVSANALALDNRGFLWVGTLNGLVEVDTASGFPRRQITGLPGQTVQTLAVDDQGLLWAGTPNALLVVDPATGQLLRSVTVMRDRNVLSVAFDRSSSVWVGTSSGLFRLNPLTGAVLGQVPNLPSGRVLAVAPNVGNKVWVGTSEGLAWVSLTTGAATPHFGFVSPTVLDVRR
- the ahcY gene encoding adenosylhomocysteinase, whose protein sequence is MMTTSLQLKYDIKDIALAPQGKQRIEWAGREMPVLRLIQERFAQEKPFAGIRLAACCHVTTETAHLAIALKNGGADAVLIASNPLSTQDDVAASLVADYGIPVFAIKGEDNDTYHRHVQTALDHRPNIIIDDGSDVVATLVQERKHQLADLLGTTEETTTGIVRLKAMFRDGVLSFPAMNVNDADTKHFFDNRYGTGQSTLDGIIRATNILLAGKNMVVAGYGWCGKGTALRARGMGANVIVTEIDPVRAIEAVMDGFRVMPMAQAAAVGDIFVTVTGNKHVIRREHFETMKDGAIVCNSGHFDIEIDLKSLKEMSSEVKQVRNFTEQYRLQSGKSVIVLGEGRLVNLAAAEGHPSAVMDMSFANQALACEYLVKNKGSLEPGIHSIPTEVDQEIARLKLVAMGIELDTLTAEQEIYINSWTAGT
- a CDS encoding class I SAM-dependent methyltransferase encodes the protein MATRKDTLFEQFLAPIFSRLLDREALLRYRNSIDWQAATAALQNPQVAYPNYYQTAHFHGIEGGYLTPDAAVTYDPITQHVLPPGENWVREHAVKTLQGTPRRILDLGCGTGSTTLMLKQTFPTSEVIGLDLSPHMLVVAQDKAQQAGLAVQFIHGNAMETGLPPASFDVVTASLLFHETPTEVACTILKEAFRLLTAGGQVMILDGNQHTLRRADWLTNIFEEPYIQDYARGSVDAWMGAAGFEAVQTEDFWWLHQISRAQKPLPAGISVVSQSGVEATWNDGFSAGSSAPMPA
- the panB gene encoding 3-methyl-2-oxobutanoate hydroxymethyltransferase, coding for MAVGVHQFRQWKREGRPVAVLTAWDYISAQIADQAGADVVLVGDSLAMVALGYETTLPLTLEEMLYHARAVRRGVKRALVVVDLPFLSYQISVEDALRSAGRALQEAGAQAVKLEGGHPALLETVERLVQCGMPVMGHVGLTPQSVNQFGGFRQQGKSPEEAERIFAEAIALEKAGAFSIVLEHIPAALAQRITEAIGIPTIGIGAGAACDGQVLVTTDVLGLSTWQPPFARVYTNLREQAIAAARQFCEDVQQRQFP
- a CDS encoding CoA-acylating methylmalonate-semialdehyde dehydrogenase gives rise to the protein MGQSSLLKNYINGQWCLSSAQEQIPVDNPATADVLATVPLSPVAEVDQAAQAAASAYREWRRVPPMERVQYLFKLKGLLEANQEALAQLVTQECGKTLAESRGELQRAIENVEVACGIPILMQGTVSEDIARGIDEFMIRQPLGVAAVIAPFNFPAMIPFWFMPYALACGNTYLVKPSEKVPLTMQKIFELIDQAGFPPGVVNLVNGAKEAVDAILQHPVIRAISFVGSSPVARYIYSQAAAHGKRVQCQGGAKNPIIVLPDADMEMTTRIAADSAFGCAGQRCLAASLAVTVGEAKEPFTDAIANTAASRIVGNGLDTGVQMGPVITAASRERIEALIQQGVEEGATVLVDGRSPTIPGLEKGNFVRPTLLQDVPPEGEIARTEIFGPVLGLMHVETIDDAIALVNRSPWGNMACLFTNSGAAARKFRYEAEAGNIGINIGVAAPMAFFPFSGWKESFFGDLHGQGHHAIEFFTQTKVVVERWPKEWSRQF